A DNA window from Paenibacillus sp. HWE-109 contains the following coding sequences:
- a CDS encoding YaiI/YqxD family protein yields the protein MRTRCIIVDADACPVKSEIEHAGRQFGVQVVLVASFDHRMKENPGVKVVQVDRSDQSVDLYIANQIKPGDILVTQDFGLAALGLAKGSICLTNRGQEYTNSSIDFLLERRHVSAKMRRSGKHTKGPKPFTEEDRKNFLHGLTKLLKYLQEIENE from the coding sequence ATGCGAACGAGATGCATCATCGTTGACGCCGATGCTTGTCCCGTGAAATCTGAAATTGAGCACGCAGGTAGGCAGTTTGGTGTACAAGTTGTGCTAGTTGCCTCTTTTGATCATCGGATGAAGGAAAACCCTGGCGTGAAGGTCGTTCAAGTTGACCGATCGGACCAATCTGTTGATCTGTACATCGCCAACCAGATTAAGCCAGGAGATATTCTGGTCACCCAGGATTTCGGTCTCGCCGCCTTGGGATTGGCAAAGGGTTCTATATGCTTGACGAATCGAGGGCAGGAATATACCAATAGCTCGATTGATTTCCTATTGGAACGTCGCCACGTATCGGCAAAAATGCGCAGAAGCGGCAAGCATACCAAGGGTCCAAAACCGTTCACAGAGGAAGATCGTAAAAATTTTCTACATGGTTTGACAAAACTTTTAAAATATTTGCAGGAAATCGAAAATGAGTAG
- the dnaG gene encoding DNA primase, whose translation MRYGRIPEEVIEAVLKRHDIVDVIGRHVHLSKQGHYMKGLCPFHSEKSPSFTVTPEKQIYRCFGCNVGGNLIRFIMEIEGLSFAEAITKLAEEADIPITWEEATEEQNEQQQEKAALLKAYDFTAKLYHYILGNTDQGKVAKGYLASRGISDKLIDTFQIGYAPAMWDTLVQQLEKREFDLALMEKGGLLSAKHEGNGYVDKFRERIIFPICDATGKVIAFGGRSMGDGQPKYLNSPESILFNKSRTMYNLHQARPNMRKLQQAVLFEGYVDVIKAWEAGISNGVATMGTALTKEHAALLNRNADQIVICYDGDNAGQSAAFKSIPILEETGSRVTVAMLPDGKDPDDYVRNYGFDRFVREIIEPAVPSMKYKLLYIRRNFKLHEDGDRLRYLQSAVKLISDLHSPMEREHYLKQLASEFPDSSYEAMKLDLHEILLQSEKNRPDGDNKPILWNNVMNNGRTAERTRKKTPSLLPAYHNAERLILAVMMHDRDVCTHVEAQLGDQFNVEAHAVLAAYLYAYYAQNAEPDASRYIAMLQDEQLESLASSIVMMGAGHGMNEQVIDDYIRQIRKVPMQDEVERKKEERVRAERAGDHLRAAQIAIEIIALEKRLKST comes from the coding sequence ATGCGGTACGGACGCATACCTGAAGAGGTCATTGAGGCTGTACTCAAGCGCCATGACATCGTTGATGTCATTGGCAGGCACGTGCATTTGAGCAAACAAGGGCACTATATGAAGGGATTATGTCCTTTCCATTCCGAAAAAAGTCCTTCTTTTACAGTTACACCAGAGAAACAAATTTATCGTTGTTTTGGCTGCAATGTAGGCGGCAATTTAATTCGTTTCATTATGGAAATTGAAGGGCTAAGCTTTGCTGAAGCCATCACCAAGCTTGCCGAGGAAGCAGATATTCCCATCACATGGGAAGAAGCCACCGAGGAGCAGAACGAGCAGCAGCAAGAGAAAGCTGCTTTACTGAAGGCTTATGATTTTACGGCGAAACTGTATCATTACATTCTTGGCAATACGGATCAAGGCAAAGTAGCCAAAGGATATTTGGCATCACGAGGCATTTCGGATAAGCTGATCGATACGTTTCAGATTGGTTATGCTCCAGCGATGTGGGATACACTCGTTCAACAGCTCGAGAAACGTGAGTTCGATCTGGCACTCATGGAGAAGGGCGGCTTGCTCTCAGCCAAACATGAAGGAAACGGCTATGTCGATAAATTTCGCGAACGCATTATTTTTCCTATTTGTGACGCTACTGGCAAAGTGATTGCTTTCGGCGGCAGATCAATGGGAGATGGGCAGCCTAAGTATCTGAATAGTCCGGAGTCCATTTTGTTCAACAAGAGCAGAACGATGTACAACCTTCACCAAGCCAGGCCCAATATGCGAAAGCTTCAACAAGCTGTGCTCTTCGAAGGTTATGTGGATGTGATCAAAGCTTGGGAAGCTGGAATTAGCAATGGTGTCGCTACAATGGGGACCGCTTTGACCAAGGAGCATGCAGCTTTGCTGAACCGCAATGCCGACCAAATCGTCATTTGTTATGACGGGGATAATGCCGGACAATCTGCAGCTTTCAAAAGCATTCCGATCTTGGAAGAAACGGGTAGCCGAGTAACAGTGGCTATGCTGCCGGATGGCAAAGACCCTGATGATTATGTCAGAAATTATGGTTTTGACCGATTCGTGCGGGAGATCATTGAACCTGCCGTACCATCGATGAAATATAAACTCTTGTATATCCGCAGAAATTTTAAGTTGCATGAGGACGGTGACCGACTTCGTTATCTGCAATCCGCTGTAAAATTAATCAGTGATCTCCATTCGCCGATGGAGCGCGAACATTATTTGAAACAATTGGCGTCAGAATTCCCAGATTCCTCGTATGAAGCCATGAAGCTTGACCTTCATGAAATCTTGCTGCAATCGGAAAAAAACCGACCGGATGGGGATAATAAACCAATTCTGTGGAATAATGTTATGAATAATGGGAGAACAGCGGAACGAACACGTAAGAAAACGCCTTCTCTTTTGCCCGCTTATCACAATGCAGAACGATTAATTCTTGCTGTAATGATGCATGATCGAGATGTTTGTACCCACGTGGAAGCACAATTGGGTGATCAGTTCAATGTTGAAGCTCACGCAGTCTTAGCTGCTTATTTATATGCTTACTACGCTCAGAATGCTGAGCCGGATGCAAGCCGATACATTGCCATGCTGCAAGACGAACAGCTGGAGAGCTTGGCTAGTTCCATTGTTATGATGGGAGCTGGTCATGGAATGAACGAACAAGTGATTGACGACTATATTCGCCAAATTCGCAAAGTTCCTATGCAAGATGAAGTTGAACGCAAGAAAGAAGAACGAGTTCGCGCCGAGCGCGCGGGCGACCATCTAAGAGCAGCACAAATAGCAATTGAAATTATCGCCCTAGAAAAACGATTGAAGTCAACTTAG
- a CDS encoding cytidine deaminase, whose translation MSSMDPKELIQHAKEAMKRAYTPYSNFQVGAALLDADGHVHYGCNVENAAYGPTNCAERTAMFRAIADGHKAGSFQAIAVMGDTDGPISPCGVCRQVLVELCAPDMPVYLGSLQGDFAETTVSALLPGAFTTKDLHANGG comes from the coding sequence CTGTCTTCGATGGATCCTAAAGAACTTATTCAACATGCTAAAGAAGCAATGAAACGCGCATATACCCCTTACTCGAATTTTCAGGTAGGTGCCGCGCTGCTAGATGCAGACGGTCATGTACATTATGGTTGCAATGTGGAGAATGCAGCCTATGGACCAACGAATTGTGCAGAACGCACGGCGATGTTTCGAGCTATTGCCGATGGGCACAAAGCGGGTTCATTCCAAGCCATCGCCGTGATGGGAGACACAGATGGGCCGATTTCTCCTTGCGGCGTATGCCGTCAGGTGCTTGTTGAGCTCTGCGCGCCGGATATGCCGGTGTATTTGGGCAGTCTCCAAGGGGATTTCGCAGAAACAACCGTGTCCGCTTTATTGCCGGGCGCTTTTACAACGAAAGATTTGCACGCAAATGGAGGATAA
- a CDS encoding HD family phosphohydrolase, whose translation MKNEVQMKGKFHYQLSGWKYSTGIRVLLFLLLAFGFYVSLYAKLVPQVYDIVLGTTSEKTIYAPRQIENAIATEQAKEDAAKRVQPVYRIVNLKNDTLIDAIYDKLLQINADEEVKFDDKVSIYRRVIPQLISDLENDSIKSLRASGQYNVPLLEQIQTGLAEQQYQLPEESYFKLPRMTKEDLAAMRPVTKDIVAKLMNDQILDAQTARAKVAELVNTSNLTKNTSREMVTEIARVVITPNKFFDQKGTDDAKGQARENVKPVYINKNDVLVKVGDMITEEIYARLDKLELLKDKANYLPQLGLSILAALLSLVVFMFVKQSSLPIKYNNSQLVMLILIFLINVISMKIISLVQNLDYPYIGYLAPTALGSILIAILLDAPLAFVSSVLFSLMASIIFNTEHTLLFDFRYGLVSLVICFSAVFTIQRASQRATILKAGLMIAFFSMLTITSMLLMEDHFQQKEALISLSFAAAGGLLTVVFVIGLLPFFEVAFGILSPLKLVELSNPNHPLLRKLLTETPGTYHHSVMVGNLSEAAAESIGADGLLCRVGSYYHDIGKTKRPSYFIENQTNIENPHDRIDPNLSKSIIIAHPRDGVEMLKDYKMPKPIRDIAEQHHGTTLLHYFYHKAMKQAEEEGSDKEIREEDFRYPGPKAQSKEAAIVGIADSVEAAVRSLRNPTLEQIDSMVHKIIKSRLDDGQFNECDITLKELDKIAKTLNETLLGIFHSRIEYPSELAPKKSGT comes from the coding sequence ATGAAAAATGAAGTGCAAATGAAAGGCAAATTTCATTACCAGTTAAGCGGATGGAAATACAGTACTGGTATTCGGGTACTGTTGTTTCTCTTGCTGGCTTTCGGCTTCTATGTGTCACTATATGCCAAGCTTGTACCGCAGGTATATGATATTGTACTCGGAACAACCAGTGAAAAGACGATCTATGCGCCAAGACAAATTGAGAACGCAATTGCGACAGAGCAGGCGAAAGAAGACGCGGCCAAACGTGTGCAGCCTGTGTATCGAATTGTCAATCTCAAGAATGATACGCTGATTGATGCCATTTATGATAAATTATTGCAAATTAATGCGGATGAAGAAGTCAAATTCGATGACAAGGTCAGCATTTATCGTCGTGTGATTCCCCAGCTTATCAGTGACTTGGAGAATGATTCGATCAAATCGCTGCGCGCTAGCGGTCAATACAATGTCCCGTTGCTTGAGCAAATACAAACAGGTCTTGCCGAGCAGCAATATCAGCTCCCTGAAGAGTCCTATTTTAAGCTGCCGCGGATGACTAAAGAAGATTTGGCTGCTATGCGTCCGGTAACGAAGGATATTGTCGCGAAGTTGATGAATGACCAAATATTGGACGCACAAACGGCTAGAGCCAAAGTAGCCGAGCTCGTCAACACATCCAACCTGACCAAAAATACTTCGCGTGAAATGGTGACGGAGATCGCGCGAGTCGTTATCACACCGAATAAATTTTTTGATCAAAAAGGGACAGATGATGCGAAAGGTCAAGCGCGCGAGAACGTCAAGCCGGTCTACATCAACAAGAATGATGTGCTGGTCAAAGTCGGAGATATGATCACAGAAGAGATATATGCCAGACTGGACAAGTTGGAATTATTGAAGGATAAAGCCAATTACTTGCCTCAGTTGGGGTTGAGTATACTTGCGGCCTTGTTGTCTTTGGTAGTGTTTATGTTTGTCAAACAGAGCTCACTGCCGATTAAATACAACAACTCTCAACTGGTTATGCTGATTCTCATTTTTCTCATCAATGTTATCAGTATGAAAATTATTTCTCTTGTTCAAAATCTGGATTATCCGTATATTGGTTACTTGGCTCCTACAGCTTTGGGCAGCATTTTAATTGCGATCCTGCTTGATGCGCCGCTTGCTTTTGTTTCTTCGGTGTTATTCTCACTGATGGCAAGCATCATTTTCAATACGGAGCATACATTGCTCTTTGATTTCCGTTACGGATTAGTCAGCTTAGTCATATGCTTTAGCGCTGTGTTTACGATTCAAAGGGCCAGTCAACGTGCTACGATATTGAAGGCTGGTCTTATGATAGCTTTTTTCTCGATGCTCACGATTACATCCATGCTGCTGATGGAAGATCACTTTCAACAGAAGGAAGCCTTGATATCGCTGTCATTCGCAGCTGCAGGCGGATTGCTTACCGTCGTGTTTGTTATCGGTTTGCTGCCCTTTTTTGAAGTTGCTTTCGGCATTCTGTCACCGCTTAAACTGGTGGAGCTTTCCAATCCGAATCATCCGCTGCTGCGCAAGCTTTTGACAGAGACGCCTGGCACGTATCATCACAGTGTTATGGTAGGGAATTTATCGGAAGCTGCTGCCGAGTCCATCGGAGCGGATGGGCTGTTGTGCCGTGTAGGATCGTACTATCACGATATCGGCAAGACGAAGCGACCAAGCTATTTCATCGAAAATCAAACGAATATAGAGAATCCGCATGACCGTATCGATCCGAATTTAAGCAAGTCCATCATCATTGCCCATCCGCGGGATGGGGTGGAAATGCTGAAGGACTACAAAATGCCGAAACCGATTCGGGATATCGCCGAGCAGCATCATGGGACAACCTTGCTCCATTATTTTTATCATAAAGCGATGAAGCAAGCGGAGGAAGAAGGCAGCGACAAGGAGATCCGCGAAGAGGATTTCCGCTATCCAGGGCCCAAGGCCCAATCCAAGGAAGCCGCTATCGTTGGCATTGCGGATAGTGTTGAGGCAGCCGTTCGTTCGCTCCGCAACCCAACGCTTGAACAAATTGACTCCATGGTGCACAAGATTATCAAATCCCGCTTGGATGATGGTCAGTTCAATGAGTGTGATATTACACTCAAAGAACTCGATAAGATCGCGAAGACATTAAATGAAACCTTGTTAGGCATTTTTCACTCTCGGATTGAATATCCAAGTGAACTAGCGCCCAAGAAATCAGGAACATAA
- the era gene encoding GTPase Era, translating into MAKKEFKSGFVSIIGRPNVGKSTLMNQIIGQKIAIMSDKPQTTRNKIHGVYTSASGQIVFLDTPGIHKPTSKLGDYMSKVAHGTLGEVDAVLFLVDVVDGIGGGDRYIIEQLKLIETPVILVLNKIDMVQPEALLAVITNYKDLYDFAEIVPVSALKGNNVTTLLEQIIRYLPEGPQYYPADQITDHPEQFVCAELVREKILHMTREEIPHSIAVQIEDMRVEPNGVVHISAVIFVERDSQKGIVIGKQGALLKEIGRQARRDIETLLGSKTFLELWVKVKKDWRNQDRVLRDLGFRHD; encoded by the coding sequence GTGGCTAAAAAAGAATTTAAATCAGGATTCGTCTCTATCATCGGACGTCCGAACGTAGGGAAATCAACGCTTATGAATCAAATTATCGGGCAGAAGATTGCCATTATGTCCGATAAACCGCAAACCACCAGAAATAAGATCCATGGTGTCTATACGTCAGCTAGCGGCCAAATCGTATTCTTGGACACACCTGGTATTCATAAACCGACTTCCAAATTAGGCGATTATATGAGTAAAGTTGCTCATGGTACGCTTGGAGAAGTTGATGCCGTTCTGTTCTTGGTTGATGTCGTCGATGGCATTGGCGGCGGAGACCGTTATATTATCGAACAGTTAAAGCTGATTGAAACACCTGTTATTCTGGTTTTGAACAAAATAGACATGGTGCAGCCTGAAGCTTTGTTAGCCGTGATTACGAATTACAAGGATCTGTATGATTTTGCTGAGATCGTGCCGGTCTCTGCGCTCAAAGGGAATAACGTGACAACTTTGCTGGAACAAATTATCCGCTATTTGCCGGAAGGGCCCCAATACTACCCTGCAGATCAGATTACGGATCATCCAGAGCAGTTCGTCTGTGCGGAGCTTGTGCGCGAGAAAATTTTGCATATGACGCGGGAAGAAATTCCGCATTCCATAGCGGTTCAGATCGAAGATATGCGTGTCGAGCCGAACGGCGTCGTTCATATCTCAGCTGTAATCTTTGTTGAGCGAGATTCCCAAAAAGGAATCGTAATCGGGAAGCAAGGTGCCTTGCTCAAAGAGATTGGCAGACAAGCACGTAGAGACATTGAGACGCTGCTTGGTTCCAAAACCTTCTTAGAACTTTGGGTCAAAGTGAAAAAAGACTGGAGAAATCAAGATAGAGTACTTCGTGATCTGGGGTTCCGTCACGATTAA
- a CDS encoding PhoH family protein, whose protein sequence is MVENAQSVKLTLKNPAEGLALFGPQDKFLHVIEAEIPAQIFTREAEITIQGAAAEVNSLQQLFEVLLQLIRNNYTLTERDVLYAVELAKQMKADQLLDLFKGEITTTHKGKPIRVKTIGQRKYVETIKKKDIVFGIGPAGTGKTYLAVVLAVTRLKEGAVKRIVLTRPAVEAGESLGFLPGDLQEKVDPYLRPLYDALNDVLGPEQVAKSLERGLIEIAPLAYMRGRTLDDSFIILDEAQNTTPEQMKMFLTRLGFGSKMVITGDVTQIDLPRGKSSGLVEANRILSGIEELGFIYFDEQDVVRHSLVQKIIVAYNAENEK, encoded by the coding sequence TTGGTAGAAAATGCGCAGTCAGTCAAACTTACATTGAAAAATCCGGCTGAGGGACTAGCTCTGTTCGGTCCTCAGGACAAGTTCCTGCATGTCATCGAAGCGGAAATTCCTGCACAGATCTTTACGCGTGAAGCTGAAATAACGATACAAGGTGCAGCTGCGGAAGTAAACTCACTTCAGCAGCTTTTTGAAGTTCTGCTCCAGCTCATAAGGAACAATTACACCTTGACAGAGCGGGATGTCCTCTATGCAGTTGAGCTGGCCAAACAGATGAAAGCCGATCAATTGCTGGATTTATTCAAAGGCGAAATTACAACGACACACAAAGGGAAACCGATTCGTGTCAAAACGATTGGACAGCGCAAATATGTAGAAACGATCAAGAAGAAGGATATCGTCTTCGGTATCGGCCCGGCGGGGACAGGGAAAACCTATCTGGCTGTTGTTCTGGCTGTTACGCGATTGAAAGAAGGCGCCGTCAAGAGAATCGTGTTAACGAGGCCTGCCGTCGAGGCGGGAGAGAGCCTTGGCTTCCTGCCGGGAGATCTCCAGGAAAAAGTTGACCCCTATTTACGCCCATTGTATGATGCTCTTAATGATGTGCTAGGTCCTGAACAAGTCGCCAAATCCCTAGAGCGAGGCCTGATAGAGATCGCTCCGCTCGCTTATATGCGAGGCAGAACGTTGGACGATTCCTTTATAATTTTGGATGAAGCCCAGAACACAACACCTGAACAGATGAAAATGTTTCTGACACGACTTGGCTTCGGATCCAAAATGGTGATTACCGGAGATGTCACGCAAATTGATTTGCCGCGCGGGAAATCGTCGGGTCTGGTAGAGGCGAACCGGATTCTTAGCGGGATTGAGGAGTTAGGCTTTATTTATTTCGATGAGCAGGACGTTGTTCGGCATTCGCTCGTTCAGAAAATCATTGTTGCCTATAATGCCGAGAACGAAAAGTGA
- a CDS encoding diacylglycerol kinase has translation MNDGFRKWRRSFRYAYEGIKYALDTQRNMKFHFCVAFLVLLAALFFQLPKTDILFILLAVTLMIVTELINTAVEKTVDLAMPDRHPLAKIAKDVAAASVLVSAGFAVIVGMIVFYEPIDVLLRRSRLDETQISAGTIWVLLALVVLTVIVIETRFSDKGKLVRPSLLTAIAFAIATVMAIFVSQTIVALLAYTMAVIIFVMLYDKKTRPFPALFLGALIGVAVTILAFSCLNML, from the coding sequence ATGAATGACGGCTTCCGTAAATGGCGCAGAAGCTTCAGGTACGCCTACGAAGGAATCAAATATGCTCTGGATACGCAACGCAATATGAAGTTCCATTTTTGCGTTGCTTTTCTTGTTTTACTGGCCGCCCTTTTTTTTCAATTGCCCAAAACGGATATCCTGTTTATATTATTAGCGGTTACATTAATGATCGTGACGGAACTAATTAATACGGCTGTAGAAAAAACGGTGGATTTGGCGATGCCAGACCGCCATCCGTTAGCCAAAATAGCGAAGGACGTCGCCGCGGCGTCTGTCTTGGTGTCCGCAGGATTTGCCGTCATCGTTGGCATGATTGTGTTCTATGAACCAATCGATGTCCTGCTGCGTAGATCCAGGTTAGATGAAACCCAAATTTCTGCAGGTACGATTTGGGTGCTGCTTGCTCTTGTTGTTTTGACCGTCATCGTTATTGAAACCCGGTTCTCAGACAAAGGGAAGCTGGTTCGGCCAAGCCTGTTGACGGCTATTGCTTTTGCCATTGCGACGGTAATGGCTATTTTCGTCTCACAAACCATCGTAGCTTTGCTTGCGTATACGATGGCTGTCATTATTTTTGTCATGTTATATGATAAAAAGACGCGACCTTTTCCTGCCCTCTTTCTGGGGGCATTAATTGGTGTCGCTGTAACAATCCTCGCTTTTTCCTGCCTAAACATGCTATAA
- a CDS encoding YqzL family protein, whose amino-acid sequence MKDFSWTYFSKTGDVDAYLLYKQVTGEPGMDTEVQKEDQSNEEPLEGLNM is encoded by the coding sequence ATGAAAGACTTTTCGTGGACGTATTTTTCAAAGACCGGTGATGTAGACGCCTACTTACTGTACAAGCAAGTAACCGGTGAGCCGGGAATGGATACCGAAGTGCAGAAAGAGGATCAAAGTAACGAAGAGCCGCTCGAGGGTCTGAATATGTAA
- a CDS encoding pyruvate, water dikinase regulatory protein, translated as MDHPLPTRVYVVSDSVGETGESVVRAAAMQFHPAPVEIVRAPFIHDFEGIDKVVNAIRIHGGIVVFTLVIPELRDDLITKAQQYDIPHIDLLGPVVATLGQALRQEPRRQPGMIHPLDEDYFKKVEAVEFAVKYDDGRDFSGIQKADIILLGVSRTSKTPLSMYLAHKRFKVANVPLVPEMQPPAAIYTVPKDKIIGLRIDPDKLNVIRQERLRTLGLAENATYANVERIKLELAFADKIMSKIGCVIFDVSNRAVEETASLVMDHIERIQ; from the coding sequence ATGGACCATCCATTACCTACTCGGGTATATGTCGTATCTGATTCTGTTGGGGAGACGGGAGAGTCGGTCGTACGCGCGGCTGCCATGCAGTTTCACCCTGCACCGGTGGAGATTGTAAGAGCGCCGTTTATCCATGATTTTGAGGGTATTGATAAAGTAGTGAATGCCATTCGCATTCATGGCGGTATTGTTGTCTTTACCTTAGTCATACCAGAGCTGCGAGACGACTTGATAACGAAGGCGCAACAATATGATATTCCACATATCGATCTCTTGGGACCTGTCGTTGCGACGCTTGGGCAAGCACTTCGACAGGAACCGCGCAGACAACCAGGCATGATTCATCCGTTGGATGAGGATTATTTCAAAAAGGTAGAAGCCGTTGAATTCGCAGTCAAATATGACGATGGGCGAGACTTTAGCGGGATTCAAAAGGCCGATATCATCCTATTAGGCGTATCTCGAACTTCAAAAACGCCGCTATCTATGTATCTTGCGCACAAAAGGTTCAAAGTGGCCAACGTGCCGTTAGTCCCTGAAATGCAGCCGCCCGCTGCCATCTATACCGTGCCCAAAGACAAGATTATTGGATTGCGCATTGATCCTGATAAATTGAATGTGATCCGCCAGGAACGTCTGCGTACACTTGGACTTGCAGAAAATGCAACCTATGCGAATGTAGAACGTATTAAATTAGAACTGGCTTTTGCTGATAAAATTATGAGCAAAATCGGTTGTGTGATTTTTGATGTCTCAAATCGTGCGGTCGAAGAAACAGCAAGCTTGGTTATGGATCATATTGAACGAATCCAGTAG
- the ybeY gene encoding rRNA maturation RNase YbeY, with amino-acid sequence MASLDLTLEWSSEQEVKEITPSFIGKVEELLRLAGELEGIAAGEVALTFVDDEAIQELNKQYRDLDKPTDVLSFAMSEFGEDEIQINYEDDGADTEGLEDDEMVSESFIEPLGDIIISVPRAIAQAEEYGHSVERELGFLFVHGFLHLIGYDHQSEEEEKVMFAKQEDILLKAGLTR; translated from the coding sequence ATGGCAAGCTTAGATTTGACGCTTGAGTGGAGCAGTGAGCAGGAAGTGAAAGAAATCACGCCATCTTTTATCGGGAAAGTGGAAGAATTGCTGCGTTTGGCAGGTGAGCTTGAAGGCATCGCCGCTGGAGAAGTGGCATTAACTTTTGTTGATGATGAAGCGATACAAGAGCTGAACAAGCAATACCGCGACTTAGACAAGCCTACGGATGTGCTATCCTTCGCGATGAGTGAGTTCGGTGAAGATGAAATTCAGATCAACTATGAGGATGATGGTGCGGATACCGAAGGGTTGGAGGACGATGAGATGGTCTCCGAATCCTTCATTGAGCCGCTTGGCGATATCATTATTTCGGTTCCACGCGCGATCGCGCAAGCGGAAGAGTATGGTCATTCCGTGGAGCGAGAACTTGGATTTCTGTTCGTTCACGGCTTTCTGCATTTGATCGGTTACGACCATCAAAGTGAGGAAGAAGAGAAAGTCATGTTTGCTAAGCAGGAGGATATTTTGCTGAAGGCAGGTTTGACACGCTAA
- the recO gene encoding DNA repair protein RecO produces the protein MLRSVQGIVLRSMDYGEGNKIISLFTPELGKVGVMARGAKKVKSRHAAVTQLFTYGDFVFFKQRGQMGSLNSAEIIEAHHALREDLHMSAHASYLVEMTDRMLGEEEGSAYIFEQLKAGLMAIQEGKDMQIVVHLYEMKMFDLAGYLPVTDACVFCGETTGMVSFSPAMGGTLCTRCRYKDPAALPIGEGTYKLLKLFPRMDMRRLGAVQVKDETKNQLKACMRAYMDVHIGVQWKSRGFIEQMEKYNI, from the coding sequence TTGCTGCGTAGTGTACAGGGGATCGTGCTCCGTAGTATGGACTATGGAGAGGGGAACAAGATCATTAGTCTGTTCACCCCCGAGCTGGGTAAGGTTGGCGTTATGGCTCGGGGTGCGAAGAAAGTGAAAAGTAGACATGCCGCCGTTACGCAGCTTTTTACGTACGGCGATTTTGTTTTTTTTAAACAAAGAGGTCAGATGGGTTCGCTTAATAGCGCTGAGATTATTGAAGCCCATCATGCCTTGAGGGAAGACCTTCATATGTCTGCCCACGCGTCTTATTTGGTTGAAATGACGGATCGTATGCTAGGCGAGGAAGAAGGAAGCGCATATATATTTGAACAGCTCAAAGCAGGATTAATGGCTATTCAAGAAGGGAAGGACATGCAAATTGTCGTTCACCTGTATGAAATGAAAATGTTTGATTTGGCTGGATATTTGCCTGTGACAGATGCCTGTGTATTCTGCGGGGAAACAACCGGTATGGTTAGTTTTAGCCCTGCCATGGGCGGGACGCTCTGCACACGCTGCCGCTATAAAGATCCGGCTGCGCTTCCTATAGGGGAAGGGACGTACAAACTATTAAAGTTGTTTCCTCGGATGGATATGCGCAGATTAGGTGCAGTTCAGGTGAAGGATGAAACGAAAAACCAGTTGAAAGCCTGTATGCGTGCTTATATGGATGTACACATTGGCGTGCAATGGAAATCAAGAGGATTTATTGAACAAATGGAGAAATATAATATATAG